CGTCCCTCTTAGCCTTATCAGCTTGAGCTCGACGTACAGCCAACAAGATCTGCCTTTCATGGTCTTTCAACATTTCATCCAAGTTTCCTTCTCCTGAGATCAACGGTCCTGAGTAATGAATCCTCTCTCTCTTCTCTCCATCATAACCCTATGTTTTTTCACCATATTGTGATCAGCAACGAATATGAGAACACAAGGAACTAACAAACAAACAACAACAATGTTCAACGTGGGTTTAGTTTCTTGTTACCATTAATGGGCCTTTGCTAGAGGACGAAGGGTCATCTTTCCTCAAACCATTGGGGTTCTCAAGCAATCTTTGGGACAAATTGCAATTCCCAGAACCATCTTCAAGCCAGCGTTGATTCACTAAGGCGTCTCTCATACTTCCAAACTGTGAAGAACCATCTCTGTTAGGTGCAACCGAGTTTGAGAATCTTGACAATTGGGCTCCTCCACGTTGGACATAGGACCTTTGTGTTCTCAGATGGCTTGATCCGTTAGAATGATTGTCACCATTTGTGTAGGGATTGTGTGGCTCAATCCTGAAGCCAGAGCCAGAATCTCCCTCAGGATTAAACGTCTCACTCACGCTTGTCTGGTTAGTCTCCCCTAGACGTTTCTGTAAAATAAAGAAAACATAAAACAATCCGAGCAATAAGATAGAAGCATAGGCTTATAACACACACATGTATGCATCTTTAGTGTTGAGAGATACCTGTATTGATGCCAGTAGCTCTGCATTGGCACCAGGAGCAGGTACAGCTCTTGATTCTCTTGAAAACCGTTTTTGTTCATTCTGTTTACTGCTGGCACCTTTCCTTCTGCTCATGAGAAAATTTTTAAAGTGTTCACTGAGATGTTGGTACTAATAAACAAACCAGAAGGGTCATAAGATCTGAATCTTACCGTCTTGCTTCCTCTTCTCGAAGCTTGATATCAAATTCTTTCCTTGGCTGATATCTCGGTAAGCTTGATGGCTCGCTTGGAAAAGGTTTTGTAGTAAAGAACTGAGGAAAAAAAAAAGAAATGTGTAAGCCACAATGCTACTAACCTATTGAAGCCTGAATGAGGGAATAGTTTCATAAGTAACAACCTCGCTTTGAAGGGCAGAGGATGTGGTTCCACGTGCTTCCGGCTCTACAGCTAGAAGAACATCAAGGAGAGCCAAAGCTGAAGAAGGGATAAGATCCTTATATGTCTCAGCTAAACATCGCTTGTACTGATGTTGAGGTTTAAAGATGGTTGCATGCCGCAATCTTGATCTTCTCCAATACTCCTCAGAAGGTGATCCACAGAGCTTAAAGATCTTGTGCATTTGTTCTACCTGTTCATACATATTCTCTCTTTTTAATATCCATTTCTTCTGCTCTGACAAAATATTTTTAAATGATTCATAGTGGAAACAAACAACACCTCGGTTCTTCCGGGAAGAAGAGGCTTCCCAGTAAAGAGCTCAGCGAGAATACATCCTGTGCTCCACAGATCAGCCGTGACTCCATAGTCTGTGGAACCGAGCAGAAGCTCAGGCGGGCGGTACCACAAGGTCACAACACGGCTAGTCAGAGGCTGTTTCCGTTGGTAAAAAGTAGAAAGACCAAAATCAGCAATCTTGAGATTATTGTTACGATCTAGCAGAAGATTCGATCCCTTGATGTCACGGTGCAACACACCACAGCTATGGCAATGTTCTAATCCAAGCATCAACTGCTTCATGTAACATTTGATCTAATAGAAAAAAAAAACATATTCAGAATGTTACAAAACTGAAGTTACTACACAAACTAGAGATGTTTTTTTTTATTATTTACCTGTGCCTGAGAGAAGTTAATCCCAGGGGTTGAAGCAAGGCCTGTAAGATCATGGTCCATGTATTCAAATACAAGATACATACTTGCGGAAGCCTTTGAAATGATAAGCCCTTGGAGTTTCATAACGTTTGGATGGTTAAGCCTACGGAGGATGATTATCTCTCTGGCCATGAACCTCACACTCTCTGGATCCATATTAGCAAACCGAACCTTCTTCAGCGCAACGATCTGGTTCGTTTCGAGATCACGGGCTCTGTACACATTGCTATACGTCCCTTGCCCAATCTGCAATTCATCATTAAAAACTTTTATGAGATCGAAAAAGATTCAAACTTTGATTTTCTCTTTTCTCTAACCATCTCTAACTTCTCGAAGGAATCTGCACAACGAGGAAGCCATCCACTGAGAGCTTCACCAGCAACGGAAACCAACCAAGAGGGCCAACCGGCAATAACCTTAGCTGTTCTGTCTCCATTGGTAACACTAGCAATTCGACTCACTCTTGGCTGCAACGGTCCTACATTATCAAGTAACTCGACAGTGGTGCCTTTTTGAGAAACTGATTCAAGAGATTTCATCTCAAAGCTCTTCTTCTCCTCCTCCTCCTCCTCTTCGTCGTCATCAGAGAAGACATGGTTAGTATTGGGTATTAACCTCAGTGTAGCGTCGTTTCCATTAGCGCTTGTTTCCTCTGAAGATGGTTGTTTCTTGGAGGTTCTGTCTTTTGGAATACTTACATGGTTGGTCTCCATGTAACCATCGTTGGCTCGCACGCCTTTTGAGGATACGCACCCCATCCTTCGAGATCACTGTAACCCGATTCCACAATGCGATTTGATTTGAAATTGATCAAAAGAAAGAGATCAAATATATAAAAGAAAAACCTTCTTTTTTTTTTTTTTGTAGATCCTCAGATCAAAGGCATTGGAAAAGAAAAACTTAAAGTGATCTTTTATCGTAGATCTAAACAAGGAACTGGTATGTTTAGATGAACATTGTTGTGTCCGAAAGTAAGTTTAGGTCAAAAAAAAAGTGGAAATCAGAGAGAATCAAAGGGTGAAGACTTGGTCAGTAAAGAAGAAAAAAGCGATGAGAGAGGTAGAGAAAAAGAAGAAACGTGGTAGAATTTTTTTGCAAATGAGAGATTTTCGGATCTGGGTTGTTGGTTCATACCTGCGAAAATTGTTGAAGAAGGAAACAGAGACAAAGCAAAAAGGAAAATCAAAAGTCCAAGGCAGAGAGGTTGTGGGATATTCCTATGTAATTTAATACTAACAAGATACCACCCAAACCCTTTTACAAGGTCCATACCATGCCTATTTTTTATTTTGTATGAAAATGATGTACACCCAAAAAACTCTATAATTGATACTTAATAAACTAACAAATATAATATACTAGGTTAAGAGCGTGGAATGAACATTATACATCCAAATAATTTTTACATATTATTATTTATTTTGTATTCATTTACATATTATATATATAATTAAATTAAATTAAGCACATAAAATCAAAACATTAGCTCATGTTCATTTACAATAATTGTTTAGGTAAATATATCAAAATAATAATTTTATTTATTTTATATAGTATATAACTAAATATCAATTGTATTGACATAAAAAAAAATTATTATACGGCTAATGTGATTGTTTAATTTTTTTAATAATATAAAA
This sequence is a window from Brassica oleracea var. oleracea cultivar TO1000 chromosome C1, BOL, whole genome shotgun sequence. Protein-coding genes within it:
- the LOC106299059 gene encoding probable serine/threonine-protein kinase At1g09600, with the translated sequence MGCVSSKGVRANDGYMETNHVSIPKDRTSKKQPSSEETSANGNDATLRLIPNTNHVFSDDDEEEEEEEKKSFEMKSLESVSQKGTTVELLDNVGPLQPRVSRIASVTNGDRTAKVIAGWPSWLVSVAGEALSGWLPRCADSFEKLEMIGQGTYSNVYRARDLETNQIVALKKVRFANMDPESVRFMAREIIILRRLNHPNVMKLQGLIISKASASMYLVFEYMDHDLTGLASTPGINFSQAQIKCYMKQLMLGLEHCHSCGVLHRDIKGSNLLLDRNNNLKIADFGLSTFYQRKQPLTSRVVTLWYRPPELLLGSTDYGVTADLWSTGCILAELFTGKPLLPGRTEVEQMHKIFKLCGSPSEEYWRRSRLRHATIFKPQHQYKRCLAETYKDLIPSSALALLDVLLAVEPEARGTTSSALQSEFFTTKPFPSEPSSLPRYQPRKEFDIKLREEEARRRKGASSKQNEQKRFSRESRAVPAPGANAELLASIQKRLGETNQTSVSETFNPEGDSGSGFRIEPHNPYTNGDNHSNGSSHLRTQRSYVQRGGAQLSRFSNSVAPNRDGSSQFGSMRDALVNQRWLEDGSGNCNLSQRLLENPNGLRKDDPSSSSKGPLMGYDGEKRERIHYSGPLISGEGNLDEMLKDHERQILLAVRRAQADKAKRDVSRQARGSLLADGS